In Candidatus Aramenus sp. CH1, the following proteins share a genomic window:
- the nuoI gene encoding NADH-quinone oxidoreductase subunit NuoI: MDKVKEYKKANPFKLFGDHVQAIGTGIKYFVRPQRITLKYPEEALSLPSGYRGLIRLYKDVCIGCTLCAMVCPADAMKMVTQEGKKLPTINYGRCVFCGFCVDICPVDALKETGVHDAAFTNRRDLVFYPDKFNKSYDEPPTERVVKKVKAVVDEERGIKYVPDE, encoded by the coding sequence ATGGATAAGGTGAAGGAGTACAAGAAGGCAAACCCGTTTAAGTTATTCGGAGATCACGTACAAGCAATAGGTACAGGGATAAAGTACTTTGTAAGGCCTCAGAGGATAACGTTGAAGTACCCAGAAGAGGCCCTTTCTCTACCCAGCGGTTACAGGGGGCTAATAAGGCTTTACAAGGACGTCTGCATAGGCTGTACGCTGTGTGCCATGGTGTGTCCAGCCGACGCCATGAAGATGGTAACGCAGGAGGGCAAGAAGTTGCCTACAATAAACTACGGCAGATGCGTTTTCTGCGGTTTCTGCGTCGACATATGCCCAGTAGACGCCCTAAAGGAGACCGGGGTCCACGACGCTGCCTTCACTAACAGGAGGGACCTAGTGTTCTACCCTGACAAGTTCAACAAGAGCTACGATGAGCCTCCAACGGAAAGGGTGGTAAAGAAGGTCAAAGCAGTAGTGGACGAAGAGAGGGGGATAAAGTATGTCCCTGATGAGTGA
- a CDS encoding DUF2175 domain-containing protein has product MSRAPTKWTCDICKNTIYWDELFTFTSKKTVVHYTCFRDKAIKTAKVDESQIKAVLDSLEDELRLITVYKQRMSVVSNEDAKKFMEQAEKDAEKNAAMFTRAVEKLSGVLE; this is encoded by the coding sequence ATGAGCCGTGCACCTACAAAGTGGACTTGCGATATATGCAAGAACACTATTTACTGGGACGAGTTGTTCACCTTTACCTCTAAGAAGACGGTGGTACACTACACGTGCTTCAGGGACAAGGCCATAAAGACCGCTAAAGTCGACGAGTCGCAAATAAAGGCGGTGCTGGACTCGCTGGAGGACGAGCTGAGGTTAATAACAGTATATAAGCAGAGGATGTCAGTGGTAAGCAACGAGGATGCAAAGAAGTTCATGGAGCAGGCCGAGAAGGACGCCGAGAAGAACGCCGCTATGTTTACTAGGGCTGTGGAGAAACTGAGTGGAGTTTTGGAGTGA
- a CDS encoding ATP-dependent DNA helicase produces MDLRHWQRAIKDKVVEHLKNGFLVALQAPTGSGKTLFSLLVSFDVKPRVLFVVRTHNEFFPVYREAKRLGKTFSFLVGKTTACPFSDGNADPEDIKCSSCDIFAPAKVEVSDTPFNFLRRLKKEGVEKGFCPYYSLLENLGESEVVAVTYPYLFLPYLREGLGLDLREFAVVVDEAHNLDYLNDLEERKLTQNVINMAKREATSEEAKKVLEKVEANFKQVVKAEEKYILVEGFSPLEDWELEVLQGEYDRVREEAIKRRKVSKIHLGSVIKFYKSAKLNKVFSYRGSLVSKPLTPSQYLSVLNEDTAFLLMSGTLQPLEYMRKVMGITRKVLYVDAEKEVKERLTGRVNCLLATDVTSSYPLRTKEMWKRYASYVLKVFYSSRGNVLAVFPSYQVMEEVMEYVKVRKFVEGDSSTLEELEEKVKEGKTVIAVVARGKFSEGIELTENGKSLISDVVIAGVPYPPVDDYLKLRAQEVAKHGDGRVEELLVKIPASISVKQAIGRAIRSPEDEVNVWLLDKRFENVWWKMRLKCFNPAKVKL; encoded by the coding sequence GTGGATCTAAGGCACTGGCAGAGAGCGATCAAGGACAAGGTGGTCGAACACCTTAAAAACGGGTTTTTAGTAGCCCTTCAAGCTCCTACCGGGAGCGGAAAGACCCTATTTTCCCTTTTAGTTTCTTTTGATGTCAAGCCCAGAGTTCTCTTCGTAGTGAGGACTCACAATGAGTTTTTCCCAGTGTACAGGGAGGCCAAGAGGCTGGGCAAGACGTTTTCCTTCTTAGTGGGAAAGACCACTGCTTGCCCCTTTTCAGACGGGAACGCGGATCCAGAGGACATTAAGTGTTCCTCGTGCGACATATTCGCCCCAGCAAAGGTGGAGGTAAGCGACACTCCCTTTAACTTCCTTAGGAGACTCAAGAAGGAAGGAGTGGAGAAGGGATTTTGCCCGTATTACTCCTTGCTGGAGAACTTGGGCGAATCTGAAGTAGTCGCAGTGACTTACCCGTACTTGTTTCTGCCGTACTTAAGGGAGGGACTGGGGCTCGACTTGAGGGAGTTTGCAGTTGTAGTAGACGAGGCACATAACCTAGACTACTTGAACGACTTGGAGGAAAGGAAGCTGACCCAGAACGTAATAAACATGGCAAAGCGCGAGGCTACATCAGAGGAGGCAAAGAAGGTCTTGGAGAAGGTTGAGGCTAACTTCAAGCAGGTGGTGAAGGCTGAGGAAAAGTACATCCTCGTGGAGGGGTTTTCTCCCCTGGAGGACTGGGAGCTAGAGGTCCTACAAGGGGAGTACGACAGGGTAAGGGAGGAGGCGATAAAGAGGAGGAAGGTGTCGAAGATACACTTGGGCTCAGTAATAAAGTTCTACAAGAGCGCTAAGCTCAACAAGGTGTTTTCCTACAGGGGGAGCCTAGTGTCGAAGCCTCTTACACCTTCCCAGTACCTTTCAGTTCTAAACGAGGACACCGCCTTCCTCCTCATGTCTGGGACGCTTCAGCCCCTAGAGTACATGAGGAAAGTAATGGGGATTACGAGGAAGGTTCTTTACGTCGACGCAGAAAAGGAGGTAAAGGAGAGGCTAACGGGTAGAGTGAATTGCCTCTTGGCCACGGACGTCACTTCCTCCTATCCCCTCAGGACAAAGGAGATGTGGAAAAGGTACGCCAGCTACGTGCTTAAGGTATTCTACTCCTCTAGGGGCAACGTCTTGGCGGTGTTTCCCAGCTACCAAGTAATGGAGGAGGTCATGGAATACGTCAAAGTGAGGAAGTTCGTGGAGGGGGATAGCTCAACTTTGGAGGAGTTAGAGGAAAAGGTCAAGGAAGGGAAAACGGTAATAGCAGTGGTAGCGAGGGGAAAGTTCTCCGAGGGAATAGAGCTCACGGAAAACGGGAAGAGCTTGATCTCAGACGTTGTCATAGCTGGGGTACCCTATCCCCCTGTGGACGACTACCTAAAGCTGAGGGCCCAAGAGGTCGCTAAGCACGGTGACGGAAGAGTGGAGGAACTCCTAGTTAAGATACCGGCCTCGATCTCCGTGAAACAGGCTATAGGCAGGGCCATCAGGAGCCCAGAGGACGAGGTAAACGTGTGGCTATTAGACAAGAGGTTCGAGAACGTCTGGTGGAAGATGAGGCTCAAGTGCTTCAACCCCGCTAAAGTTAAATTATAG
- the thyX gene encoding FAD-dependent thymidylate synthase: MYVSLVSYTKDGERVVAIASKMSRSRKGWRHHEETMSDDEVETWIKDAILHGYWSVLEHSVYTFSVEGISRVASHQLVRHRIASYTQMSHRFAKPVDEYYQPVIPPSAEKREKELIEKAYKEAYDRYYELLSAGVPEEDARYVLPNGVNTNVVVTMNARELYNFFALRLCSRAQWEIRAIAWKMLEEVRKVHPRLFRYAGPNCVIHENFVRNDPVTLDDVMSRKVEFLSQRCIEGVPRDGISKCILNSRSIVEKI, translated from the coding sequence ATGTATGTTTCTCTGGTTTCCTATACCAAGGACGGCGAACGCGTTGTAGCAATCGCGTCGAAGATGAGCAGAAGTAGGAAGGGTTGGAGGCATCACGAGGAGACTATGTCTGACGACGAGGTTGAGACGTGGATAAAGGACGCCATCCTTCACGGGTATTGGTCAGTCCTGGAACACAGTGTGTACACCTTTTCCGTCGAGGGCATAAGCAGGGTAGCCTCTCATCAACTTGTGAGGCACCGTATTGCTTCATACACTCAGATGTCTCACCGCTTCGCCAAGCCAGTTGACGAGTACTATCAGCCTGTTATCCCACCTTCTGCCGAGAAGAGGGAGAAGGAGCTCATAGAGAAGGCGTACAAGGAGGCATATGATCGCTATTACGAGCTGTTATCTGCAGGCGTACCCGAGGAGGACGCCAGGTACGTGTTGCCCAACGGCGTCAACACTAACGTAGTCGTAACTATGAACGCTCGTGAGTTGTACAACTTCTTCGCGTTGAGACTGTGTAGCCGGGCGCAGTGGGAAATTCGCGCAATTGCGTGGAAGATGCTCGAAGAAGTGCGAAAAGTTCACCCACGCCTTTTCCGTTATGCTGGACCCAACTGCGTCATACACGAGAACTTCGTGCGCAACGACCCAGTTACTTTAGACGATGTTATGTCTAGGAAGGTGGAGTTCCTCTCGCAGAGGTGTATAGAGGGGGTACCAAGGGACGGAATTTCAAAGTGCATACTCAACTCGCGCTCAATAGTTGAAAAAATATGA
- a CDS encoding thioredoxin family protein translates to MKVEIFTHKNCTECNLLIEFLDQRGLLGKVQLIDTELYPFLAIERGVISTPSVFIDGKLVYAGTVDFEELARILSGERVKKEVNKEELVNKLMYGIVDSFAATAWLYVNRDFDSFMAQKDFLMAVTGLVLSDNAEEEYNYLRNVMLKEGEKYLEQWEEKMMRNISSNFVRELYWLYRSKLPLERVKSLYPIEVFAHWLMIRGASVGRVGVRIYPLSDAEVMKRILKVYNFMLSNYDALWEKVEKEQKNLEQKNLERKLII, encoded by the coding sequence ATGAAGGTAGAGATATTTACGCATAAAAACTGTACTGAGTGCAACCTACTAATTGAGTTCCTTGATCAACGTGGTCTATTGGGTAAAGTCCAGCTGATCGACACAGAGCTCTACCCGTTCCTCGCAATCGAGAGGGGAGTAATATCGACTCCTTCGGTCTTCATAGACGGCAAGCTCGTCTACGCGGGAACGGTAGACTTCGAGGAGCTCGCTAGGATACTGTCAGGGGAGCGCGTGAAAAAAGAGGTAAACAAGGAAGAGCTCGTCAACAAGCTCATGTACGGAATTGTGGACTCCTTCGCTGCTACCGCGTGGCTATACGTCAACAGGGACTTCGACTCCTTCATGGCCCAAAAGGACTTCCTGATGGCGGTGACCGGGTTAGTCCTAAGCGACAACGCCGAAGAGGAGTACAACTACTTGAGGAACGTCATGCTAAAGGAAGGCGAAAAGTACCTCGAGCAGTGGGAGGAAAAGATGATGAGGAACATCTCCAGCAACTTCGTGAGGGAGCTCTACTGGCTGTATAGGAGCAAGTTGCCCCTGGAGAGGGTCAAGTCCCTTTACCCAATCGAGGTGTTTGCCCACTGGCTCATGATAAGGGGAGCTAGCGTTGGGAGGGTAGGGGTCAGGATTTACCCACTAAGCGACGCTGAGGTAATGAAGAGGATACTTAAGGTCTACAACTTCATGCTGAGTAACTACGATGCCTTGTGGGAAAAAGTAGAGAAAGAACAGAAAAATTTAGAACAAAAGAATCTTGAGAGAAAATTGATTATCTAG
- a CDS encoding NADH-quinone oxidoreductase subunit D codes for MAVDIVPVEGELNVGPQHPGSGHMRILVKLNGDIIEDVDLDVGYVHRAVEKLGENRNYMHLIPLVERPAILDSIHMNLGYVMAVEKIINVDVPERAQYLRSFAAEVNRIASHLYGLGILGIFLGHSTAFMWGFGDREVWVHILEMLTGARVTNSYIIPGGVRRDLTPAIIEETKKAITYMRKKLEDWRKIFLYNPTIRARLENVGVMTREKAIEWGAVGPNLRASGVYYDVRKIEPYAAYPKLDFEIPVYKEGDGYARTMVRFEEVEQSLRMLEQIIKEIPEGNILSDRFFKQIPPTRLKKWWEGYRRIVLPGYYASFRPPKGEAVTRVEAARGELLYYVVSDGSAKPYRLRMVTPSYRLINVMRNLAKGSRFADLVSIYGSLDYFPPEADR; via the coding sequence ATGGCGGTAGACATAGTTCCAGTTGAGGGAGAGCTAAACGTAGGGCCCCAACATCCCGGTTCGGGGCACATGAGGATCCTAGTAAAGCTCAACGGCGACATCATAGAAGACGTTGACTTGGACGTGGGTTACGTCCACAGGGCAGTTGAGAAGCTGGGAGAGAACAGGAACTACATGCACCTCATACCCTTGGTAGAGCGCCCTGCCATCCTCGACTCAATCCACATGAACCTAGGCTACGTCATGGCAGTGGAGAAGATAATTAACGTTGACGTCCCCGAAAGGGCCCAGTACTTGAGGAGCTTCGCGGCTGAGGTAAACAGGATCGCTAGCCACTTGTACGGCCTCGGTATCCTGGGCATATTCCTCGGCCACTCAACTGCCTTCATGTGGGGCTTTGGGGACAGGGAAGTGTGGGTTCACATCCTTGAGATGCTCACTGGGGCAAGGGTGACGAACTCCTACATAATTCCAGGCGGGGTCAGGAGGGATCTAACGCCAGCAATTATAGAGGAGACAAAGAAGGCCATAACCTACATGAGGAAGAAGCTGGAGGACTGGAGGAAGATATTCCTCTACAACCCCACCATTAGGGCTAGGCTGGAGAACGTTGGCGTAATGACCAGGGAGAAGGCAATAGAGTGGGGAGCTGTCGGACCCAACTTGAGGGCCTCTGGTGTGTACTACGACGTGAGAAAGATCGAACCCTACGCCGCCTACCCCAAGTTGGACTTCGAGATCCCAGTGTACAAGGAGGGCGATGGCTACGCCAGGACCATGGTGAGGTTCGAGGAGGTCGAGCAGAGCTTAAGGATGCTCGAGCAGATAATCAAGGAGATCCCGGAGGGGAACATCTTGAGCGACAGGTTCTTCAAGCAGATCCCCCCAACTAGGCTAAAGAAGTGGTGGGAGGGCTACCGCAGGATAGTGCTCCCAGGCTATTACGCCTCATTTAGGCCCCCAAAGGGGGAGGCAGTAACTAGAGTAGAGGCAGCAAGGGGAGAGCTTCTCTACTACGTAGTAAGCGACGGGTCAGCGAAGCCCTATAGGCTGAGGATGGTGACCCCCTCATACCGTCTAATAAACGTGATGAGGAACTTGGCAAAGGGGAGCAGGTTCGCAGACCTGGTCTCGATTTACGGTAGCCTTGATTATTTCCCTCCGGAGGCTGACAGGTAA
- a CDS encoding DUF364 domain-containing protein has product MILEEAIEELSYELKQRKVINLCVGVAFTSVILDNQSVGLSHTVTEGEVENAGEIVGKNAYDVAKEIDSPIKRSISLAILNALGGRNLERGDPMTLFTGNKLCVFGYQPYVNSSGFKEVVAYDFSNSSNFKPFSEYKGEVCDTAVIFASSFVLNTTENVLKGLRADHLVLTGVSSFEAPQTLKKYGFEVVGKVIPTDNYRVFRIVCEGGGARQLNKFVTRGFRRL; this is encoded by the coding sequence ATGATCTTGGAGGAAGCAATAGAGGAGCTGTCTTACGAGCTAAAGCAAAGAAAAGTAATCAACTTGTGTGTAGGAGTGGCCTTCACTTCAGTGATCTTGGACAATCAGAGCGTGGGACTTTCCCACACCGTGACGGAAGGGGAAGTTGAAAACGCGGGGGAAATAGTGGGAAAGAACGCGTATGACGTCGCCAAGGAAATAGACTCCCCCATAAAGAGGAGCATATCCCTCGCCATCTTGAACGCCTTAGGTGGAAGGAACCTAGAGAGGGGAGACCCAATGACCTTGTTCACGGGGAACAAGCTCTGCGTCTTTGGGTATCAGCCCTACGTCAACTCCTCAGGGTTTAAGGAGGTCGTGGCTTACGACTTCTCGAACAGCTCCAACTTCAAGCCGTTCTCCGAGTACAAGGGAGAGGTGTGCGACACTGCAGTGATATTCGCCTCATCCTTTGTCCTCAACACAACGGAGAATGTATTGAAGGGACTGAGGGCAGATCACCTAGTGCTCACAGGTGTGTCCTCCTTTGAGGCCCCACAGACGCTCAAGAAGTACGGTTTCGAGGTAGTTGGGAAGGTGATACCGACGGACAACTATAGGGTGTTTAGAATAGTGTGTGAAGGAGGAGGGGCGAGGCAGTTAAACAAGTTCGTAACTAGAGGCTTTAGAAGACTTTAG
- a CDS encoding NADH-quinone oxidoreductase subunit C — protein sequence MQRPIDNVLNLVKSKFNAQVKADSDTRGQIEVDKKVVVEVAKLLKEQGFDHVKSVTGIDFPEEEKIQVVYHVSSYSNPELARVILALKTYVTYKELKMQSLYEVWESAWTGERETYEMLGVYFEGHPDMRRLFLPEDFEGVYPLRKSYKIKLEGLFVDKQA from the coding sequence ATGCAGAGACCAATAGACAACGTGTTAAACCTAGTTAAGTCAAAGTTTAACGCCCAAGTAAAGGCGGATAGTGACACTAGGGGGCAAATAGAGGTTGACAAGAAGGTAGTAGTGGAGGTAGCGAAGCTCTTGAAGGAGCAGGGCTTTGATCACGTGAAGTCAGTCACTGGGATAGACTTCCCCGAGGAAGAGAAGATACAAGTCGTTTACCACGTTTCCTCGTACTCAAATCCAGAATTGGCTAGGGTCATCTTGGCTTTGAAGACCTACGTGACGTATAAGGAACTGAAGATGCAGAGCCTCTACGAGGTGTGGGAGAGCGCGTGGACTGGGGAGAGGGAGACGTACGAGATGCTAGGAGTGTACTTCGAGGGCCACCCGGACATGAGGAGGCTCTTCTTACCGGAGGACTTTGAGGGAGTCTACCCCTTAAGGAAGAGTTACAAGATAAAGTTGGAGGGGTTGTTTGTTGACAAACAGGCTTGA
- a CDS encoding NADH-quinone oxidoreductase subunit K, translating into MLVSYFGVTLAVILLGIGIFGLTNSKNVIRILLSSEVILNASILFVFSLSSVLGRTYLPIVFSIFAVGMALTEVVVAFAAIILYFRQKGSLEVD; encoded by the coding sequence GTGCTGGTGTCCTACTTTGGCGTTACCCTCGCCGTAATCCTCCTGGGGATAGGGATTTTTGGGCTCACAAACAGCAAGAACGTAATAAGGATACTCCTATCCTCGGAGGTGATACTCAACGCCTCCATACTGTTCGTTTTCTCCCTGTCCAGCGTGCTGGGCAGAACTTACCTACCCATAGTGTTCTCGATCTTCGCCGTTGGGATGGCGTTAACCGAGGTAGTGGTCGCTTTCGCTGCGATAATCCTTTATTTCAGGCAGAAAGGTTCTCTAGAGGTAGACTAA
- the ndhC gene encoding NADH-quinone oxidoreductase subunit A: MSYTQAIVAFGLPAVLFLLAGYGGYKVISLIVPHEPSPLKVSRFEAGNIPTGEGRLWFPLQYYGYLLVYTSLEPIVVLLFLIASAPYYTSLTLFRNLMVVVSSSVVVLYPVLLYAVRQINMALNWELRR; the protein is encoded by the coding sequence ATGTCCTACACGCAGGCTATCGTGGCTTTTGGCTTACCGGCTGTACTCTTCCTGTTAGCAGGTTACGGTGGGTATAAGGTAATTTCGCTTATAGTCCCACATGAACCGTCGCCTCTAAAGGTAAGTAGGTTTGAGGCTGGAAACATCCCGACCGGCGAGGGGAGGCTCTGGTTCCCTCTCCAGTACTACGGCTACCTTTTGGTGTACACCTCCCTTGAACCGATAGTAGTCCTGCTCTTTTTGATCGCCTCAGCACCTTACTATACTTCCCTTACCTTGTTCAGGAACCTCATGGTGGTGGTGTCATCAAGCGTCGTCGTCCTTTACCCCGTGTTACTCTACGCAGTTAGGCAAATCAACATGGCGTTAAATTGGGAGCTGAGGAGATAG
- a CDS encoding superoxide dismutase produces MSSSISFKKYELPPLPYKVDALEPYISKDIIDVHYNGHHKGYVNGANSFLDRLNKVIKGEVQSGQYDIQGILRGLVFNINGHKLHALYWENMAPNGKGGGKPGGALADLIDKQFGSFDKFKAVFTEAANSLPGTGWTVLYYDTESGNLEIMTFENHFQNHIAELPIILILDEFEHAYYLQYKNKRADYVNNWWNIVNWDWADKKLQKYLNK; encoded by the coding sequence ATGAGTTCTTCCATATCGTTCAAAAAGTACGAACTACCGCCCCTTCCATATAAGGTGGACGCATTAGAGCCGTACATAAGTAAGGACATAATAGACGTCCACTACAATGGACACCATAAGGGATACGTGAACGGGGCGAACTCCTTCCTTGACAGGCTAAACAAGGTCATAAAGGGAGAAGTGCAGTCAGGGCAGTACGACATCCAAGGTATTCTTAGGGGCCTCGTGTTCAACATCAACGGTCACAAGTTGCATGCGCTTTACTGGGAAAACATGGCACCCAACGGAAAGGGTGGAGGGAAGCCGGGAGGAGCACTTGCTGACTTAATAGACAAGCAGTTTGGCAGCTTCGACAAGTTCAAGGCCGTGTTTACTGAGGCGGCCAACTCCCTACCAGGGACAGGGTGGACTGTGCTATATTACGACACCGAGAGCGGTAACTTGGAGATCATGACCTTCGAGAACCACTTCCAGAACCACATAGCTGAGCTACCAATTATACTGATCTTGGACGAGTTCGAGCACGCCTACTACTTGCAGTACAAGAATAAGAGGGCAGACTACGTAAACAACTGGTGGAACATAGTCAACTGGGACTGGGCGGACAAGAAGTTACAGAAATACCTCAACAAGTAA
- a CDS encoding NDP-sugar synthase, whose protein sequence is MVSAIVLAGGYATRLRPLSLTKPKALFPVLGKPIIDYILDSIELAGINDVYLSLRVMAEKVISHLEAMGRRATLVVEKEPLGDAGPLKYIFSNYKLDETVLVVYGDIYSEIDVRELLKFHEKSGCPATVVGKRVENPRRYGVLITEGDVLAQIQEKPENPISNLINAGIYVFNKKVFSLIRRDGASEASIAKDFLPKLLDTTCVSVYEYKGVWADIGVPKDYMKLNFNLLAEKHPKGFVSSEAKVSERATLSPPYYVSPGVSVSDEAVISQNSVIGKSSEIGKGVFLGNSILMDNVKVGDYSYLVGTIIADKSRIGKWNHLREDTIVGEEVLTRDGVLLNRETVILPNKEVTEPIYERGKIIL, encoded by the coding sequence ATGGTTTCTGCCATTGTCCTAGCTGGAGGCTACGCCACCAGGCTTAGGCCCCTCAGCCTTACCAAACCCAAGGCCCTCTTCCCCGTTTTAGGTAAGCCCATAATAGACTACATTCTGGACTCCATAGAGCTCGCAGGCATAAATGACGTGTACCTTTCCCTGAGGGTGATGGCGGAAAAGGTCATATCCCACTTGGAGGCAATGGGGAGGAGAGCAACGTTAGTGGTAGAAAAAGAACCCCTCGGCGATGCAGGCCCCTTAAAGTACATCTTCTCCAACTACAAACTCGACGAAACCGTACTTGTAGTGTACGGGGACATATATAGCGAGATTGACGTAAGAGAACTGCTCAAGTTCCACGAGAAGTCCGGTTGCCCCGCCACGGTTGTGGGCAAGAGAGTTGAGAACCCGAGGAGGTACGGCGTCCTCATCACGGAGGGAGACGTTCTAGCGCAGATCCAGGAGAAGCCAGAGAACCCCATTTCGAACTTAATCAACGCTGGGATTTACGTCTTCAACAAAAAGGTTTTCTCGCTCATAAGGAGGGACGGGGCAAGCGAGGCCTCAATTGCCAAGGACTTCTTGCCCAAGTTGCTCGACACAACGTGCGTCTCGGTCTACGAGTATAAGGGCGTTTGGGCAGACATTGGAGTCCCAAAGGACTACATGAAGCTCAACTTTAACTTGTTGGCCGAGAAGCATCCAAAGGGCTTCGTCTCCTCAGAGGCTAAGGTGAGCGAGAGGGCAACGCTCTCTCCTCCCTATTACGTCTCCCCTGGTGTGTCGGTAAGCGATGAGGCGGTGATATCCCAAAACTCGGTCATAGGCAAGAGCTCTGAGATAGGCAAAGGAGTCTTCCTGGGGAACTCAATACTAATGGACAACGTGAAAGTAGGGGATTACTCTTACTTAGTTGGGACCATTATAGCCGACAAGTCCAGGATAGGGAAGTGGAACCACCTAAGGGAGGACACCATAGTTGGAGAAGAAGTCCTTACAAGGGACGGAGTCCTCCTGAACAGGGAAACCGTTATATTGCCCAACAAAGAAGTTACTGAGCCGATATACGAAAGGGGGAAGATAATTCTATGA
- the nuoH gene encoding NADH-quinone oxidoreductase subunit NuoH produces MEILGLLRFYILYPSFFVTVIFPGLIFALLLLLVTIWFERKAAARVQMRIGPYYASKRLGGILQLVADAVKFVFSEIIIPNEVNPTLYALAPVLVVIASFLPIAVIPLSVIPPSGSVFSIYFKDFYDPNINSGVVAGLFVNYNLLLVLAIESVYPIFVVLLAWSTNNRFAVVGAVRETYLSVSYDVILLMSTLAIALEYHTLDIAKIVSYGIPGIVANPLAAFLFFVAMLMGSSRFPFDISEAETELVIGPYTEYSGFLFVLTMAGSYVGNFIYALVFADVFLWGWYPLSGFPGLVLTVLKAVIVLFFATFMRSVYGRYRIDQALRGSWKYLLPLAFASLILGVVVGYVWIR; encoded by the coding sequence ATGGAGATACTAGGCCTTTTGAGGTTCTACATACTCTACCCCTCGTTCTTTGTTACTGTCATCTTCCCGGGGCTCATATTCGCCCTACTCCTGTTGCTGGTGACGATTTGGTTCGAGAGGAAGGCTGCAGCCAGGGTCCAGATGAGGATAGGGCCCTACTACGCCTCTAAGCGCCTCGGCGGAATTCTGCAGTTAGTGGCTGATGCCGTGAAGTTCGTTTTCTCAGAGATAATCATACCCAACGAAGTTAACCCCACGCTCTACGCTCTCGCGCCGGTATTAGTGGTGATAGCATCATTCCTCCCCATAGCTGTTATCCCCCTCTCCGTTATACCGCCCTCCGGCTCTGTGTTCTCCATCTACTTTAAGGACTTCTACGACCCCAACATCAATTCTGGAGTAGTAGCTGGACTGTTCGTCAACTACAACCTCCTGCTCGTCCTAGCGATAGAGTCCGTCTACCCAATATTTGTGGTTCTATTGGCGTGGAGTACCAACAACAGGTTCGCTGTGGTTGGAGCAGTTAGAGAGACCTACCTTTCGGTGAGCTACGACGTAATACTACTCATGTCCACGCTGGCTATAGCGTTGGAGTACCACACCCTAGACATAGCCAAGATAGTAAGCTACGGCATCCCGGGCATAGTTGCTAACCCACTAGCAGCCTTCCTGTTCTTCGTAGCCATGCTTATGGGCTCTTCCAGGTTCCCGTTTGACATATCCGAGGCAGAGACGGAGCTAGTGATAGGGCCCTACACTGAGTACAGCGGTTTCCTCTTCGTCTTGACCATGGCCGGGTCGTACGTGGGCAATTTCATCTACGCGTTAGTGTTTGCAGACGTCTTCCTGTGGGGGTGGTACCCCTTGTCGGGTTTCCCCGGGTTAGTCCTCACAGTGTTGAAGGCCGTAATAGTCCTCTTTTTTGCGACCTTCATGAGGTCGGTATACGGTAGGTACAGGATAGACCAAGCCTTGAGGGGGAGCTGGAAGTACCTACTCCCCTTGGCCTTCGCGTCCTTAATTTTAGGTGTGGTGGTGGGATACGTATGGATAAGGTGA
- a CDS encoding NADH-quinone oxidoreductase subunit J: protein MSLMSDFQFGIFAFFSVVAMASAIFIVRARNVFYSAIALAFLGVSVAMLIADISPEAYSIYSAFHLLLYVGATVVFLSISLVMFKGIDVKEGRIPWSGVLSVIATAVIFIVILVTVGNLPSIYPKTVDLQSLAVEILQGYWFPAIILIIGLLTTVIEAISLARRE from the coding sequence ATGTCCCTGATGAGTGACTTCCAGTTCGGGATATTCGCGTTCTTTTCAGTGGTAGCAATGGCGTCAGCAATATTCATAGTGAGGGCGAGGAACGTCTTCTACTCAGCAATAGCGTTGGCCTTCCTAGGAGTTAGCGTGGCAATGCTGATTGCTGACATCTCCCCAGAGGCTTACTCGATTTACTCTGCCTTCCACTTGTTGTTGTATGTAGGAGCCACGGTGGTATTCCTCTCCATATCCCTGGTCATGTTCAAGGGGATTGACGTCAAGGAAGGTAGGATACCTTGGTCGGGCGTCCTCTCCGTCATAGCGACGGCGGTGATATTCATTGTGATCCTAGTCACAGTAGGTAATTTACCGTCTATCTATCCCAAGACCGTGGATCTACAGAGCCTCGCTGTTGAGATACTTCAAGGTTACTGGTTCCCTGCAATAATACTTATCATAGGGCTGTTGACCACTGTGATAGAGGCCATCTCATTGGCCAGGAGGGAGTGA